ATAAGCTGTTAGAGAAGTTGGGGGCTTAGAAGAATAAACTAGTAGATTAATCTCAGAGCGAGAGAGgtcgaagctctcaagcaatgGTGTCAAATTCGTGTAGCAGTTCTCTATCTCGTATTATAAATACCAGCCCCATTATTCATTTACCCAAATCAAATTATCCCAAGCATAATTTACCCAAATCAAATTATCCCAAGCATTCTCCTACTACAAGATTCAATCTTCCGAACCCAAACAACTTGTACTTTCTCAGGCGCTCTGTAATTTCTCGTCCTGCTACTACTTCTGGTActattctcttctttctctgtcttcaatctgtttgttttctgAGAAAACAATTAGTGtttggtttccgagaaaatAATTAGCTTGAAGATCTTTACTGACAAAGCTGATTGCTTTTTTGTTTTACTGTTCGGGTTGTGGAATTTCCAGATTTTCTCGGAATCGGGCGTCTTCGTTTTTGGCTTTTCAGGTGATTAATTGGCTTATTAGTGCTTGCAGTGTTCGATTTAATTCGAAGTGGAGATTTTGAATCCGTTTTCTGTGAAATtgtagagagaagaaagagagatgaCGATCAAACCGGCGGTTCGAATCTCGGAACGGAAGCTGATCGTGAAGGACCGGACGATTCTGACGGGATTGCCGGACAATGTAGTGGCCACGTCCGGTTCGTCTTCCGGTCCGGTCGACGGGGTCTTCCTCGGCGCGAATTTCTCGGAGGAGAAAAGCCGGCACGTGGTTTCGTTAGGGACGCTTACCGGAGTCCGGTTCATGGCGTGCTTCCGGTTCAAGCTGTGGTGGATGGCCCAGAAGATGGGGGATCAGGGAAGGGACATACCTCTTGAGACTCAATTCCTATTGCTCGAGACCAAGCACGGGTCCCACCTGGAATCGGACGGCGGAGACGAAGAGAACCAGATCGTCTACACCGTGTTCCTCCCTCTCATCGAAGGCTCGTTCCGCGGTTGCCTGCAGGGCAACGCGAGCGACGAGCTCGAGCTCTGTTTGGAGAGCGGCGACGCCGACACCAAAGCGTCGTCGTTTTCCCACGCACTGCACGTCCATGCCGGGACGGACCCGTTCGGTACGATAACGGAAGCGATCAGGTCCGTCAAAGTTCACCTTCAGACGTTTCGTCAACGTCACGAGAAGAAACTCCCCGGATTCGTTGACTATTTCGGGTGGTGCACCTGGGACGCGTTTTACCGGGACGTGACTCAGGAGGACGTGGAGGCCGGGCTCGAGTCTTTAGCCGCCGGTGGAACACCTCCGAAGTTCGTTATCATCGACGATGGGTGGCAGTCCGTCGGCGGCGACGACGGCGTTGAAAAGCAGGAGCCGCTAAGGCTGACTGGGatcaaagaaaattcaaagtttcAGAAGAAGGACGATCCGACAGTGGGGATTAAGAACATCGTCAGCATCGCGAAACAAAAGCACGGGTTGAAGTATGTGTACGTGTGGCACGCGATTACTGGCTACTGGGGCGGGGTCAGACCCGGAATCAAAGAGATGGAGGAATTCGGATCCTTGATGAAGTACCCGAACGTTTCCAGCGGTGTTGTGGCCAACGAGCCGACGTGGAAGACGGACGCGATGGCGGTGCGAGGGTTGGGGCTGGTGGATCCGAAGGGCGTGTACAAATTCTACAACGAATTGCACAGCTACTTGAGCTCTGCGGGTATTGACGGCGTTAAGGTGGACGTGCAGTGCATACTGGAAACTCTCGGAGCCGGGCTAGGCGGTCGGGTCGAGTTGACCCAGAAGTACCACCAGGCGCTGGACGCCTCAGTGGCGAGGAATTTCCCGGACAACGGCTGCATCGCGTGCATGAGCCACAATACTGACGCGCTCTACTGCTCCAAACAGACCGCCGTCGTGAGGGCGTCCGACGATTTCTACCCCCGCGACCCGGTGTCGCACACGATCCACATTGCGGCGGTTGCTTACAACAGCGTGTTTCTCGGCGAGTTTATGCTGCCAGACTGGGACATGTTCCAGTCGCTCCATCCGGCGGCTGAGTACCACGCTTCCGCCAGGGCCGTCAGTGGTGGGCCCATCTATGTCAGGTAATTAGAGATTTATCTCTTCTAATATCGAATTTTGTACGTTAATTTGTTTTgtaattagtaattaataaTTGGTTTTTACAGTGACGCGCCTGGGAAGCACAATTTCGAGCTGCTGAGGAAGCTGGTGTTGCCGGACGGGTCAGTGCTTCGGGCCCGATTGCCTGGACGCCCGACGAAAGACTGCCTGTTCTCTGACCCGGCCCGCGACGGCGTGAGCTTGCTGAAGATATGGAACATGAACAAGTACACCGGAGTCCTCGGCGTCTACAACTGCCAAGGCGCAGCGTGGAGCACCGCGGAACGGAAGAACACGTTCCACGAAACCAAATCCGAGGCCATCACGGGTCTGATTCGCGGCCGCGACGTCCACCTGATTGCGGAGGCCGCCGTGGACAACGACTGGAAAGGCGACTGCGCCGTGTACAGTCACCGGACGGGAGAGCTGGTGACCCTTCCTTACAATGTGTCGATGCCGATTTCGCTCAAAGTGCTGGAGCACGAGGTTTTCACGGTGACTCCGATCAGGGTTTTGGGCGGCAGATTGAGTTTCGCGCCAATTGGACTGGTGGAGATGTACAATGCAGGCGGAGCAATTGAAGGGTTGGGATATGAACAGAACGGCGTCGTCCGATTGGAGGTTAAGGGCTGCGGCAAATTTGGCGCTTACTCTTCTGCTAAGCCCAGGAAGTGTCGGGTCGGGTCTAATGTGGTGGATTTTGAGTACGACTCGTCGTCTGGGTTGGTAATTTTGAGATTGGATCATTTGCCTGAGGACGGTCAGAAAGTTCATGTCGTTGAGATTGAATTATTAGAAGGAAATTAGACCGTTAGATGAAAATTGTTATGTGCGGTGTTGATTGAGTTCTGCAATTGTTGGAGAGAATTTTTAGAGTGCAGGAACATGACCCGTTATACAAAGTGGAATAATACGattggttgaaaacttgaaaaaagaTTTACAATCAATTGTATTAAGACACTTAGTGTAACATACGTGTTTTTGGTTTTCTTCACATTGTTGGGAGAAGGGAggatatttaaataaatttattatatattatatgatcATATGAACCAGTCTTGTAACACTAATGAATAAATGCATCAATATTATTCCATTTGTGAAAAAAATTATTCGCATGTAAGATTAATCTAAATTTGGCCCTTTTGCTGGCGCTAATAGGGAGCAAGAgatggatttgatttgataatcAATGAATTGAGCAACAAAAATCATGGAAGCACTGTGCAGACTTCTAATTACGCTTGTTTCACACGGGTGGGCGGGTTATGACCCGAAAATCAAAACTTTAAAGACAAAACCCAACCTAGAGAATTACGGATGGGTCGGTTGGGTGACCCATGAGAATGCCCACCCCTACTGTCATGTGCAGAAAAAAATTGCATATAGCAATGCTTTATTGGACAAAAGACATCACGTAGTGGTAAACTCGTTCCATATAAGTTATTTTCACTTCGAAGAGGCTATGGTATGAATACACCAAAATGGTATTGTACCAAACCGAAACCATTTGGTTTAGGGATGATCAGGACTTGAAAATTACAATATCAAAATATCTCGTACTAGTCAAAATTTTCAATACCAACACTGGTTCTAACCTCATATGAACAATCTTGTAAATGTTTTTTTCCAACACacaaattaggggtgggcatcAAATTTACCAAAAcgaaaattaatcaattaattttggtttagtttgacTTTGACcaataaaaaaagtcaaataatttaaaatttgaacCGATTTCCTTTTAGTTTGGTCCGATTTTCATACTTTTAAAACTGACTAAAACCACACTGAATCtatcatatattttaaaataaattgcatTAATCACATTTAAAGTAATGTTTGATATCCAAATGGTGTGACATAATTATTGTAAttgtaagagcatctccaatgaaCTCTCTAAATGAGTTCTAGCTAAACTTTATAGAGGAATTtgaaaaaatcatctccaatcaCACTATATAGTGACCTCCTTAGACATGGATTTTTCAGATATCCTAAATAAAGCTTATAGTATTAATtgctaatattttaataatattttagagAACTGTTATTTGCATACCAAagatctcattttacactcctcataagtgtattttttttttcagatatagaaagtttgaagtgcTGAATGAGAAATGtggaatgccaataacaattcccatattttaaataaaaactcttTTCGTGTTGGTATTAGTAACTTTACATTGTTGTATTCCTAAATGAAGTACgaactaaataaaaaaatattagattgGACTAATATGAGTTGTTACAATTCAATAGAGTAATGAAATTGATTAATGTATAGAAAGTAATTGATACTTTTAATTGACAAATTAGAAAACGTGAAAGGTAGCTCCAGAGCATGAACAAAAAGCAGCTTTGTTTTTTAGATTTATGACGTAGGTACATTTatcatcatttgatttatttgacGGTCAAGATTTAACATTGTAAAATCTATCAAAATACATAGAAACGTGTTACATGAATCTTCTCAAATCTTCCAAAATCTTCCAAAATCCATATGGATTTGTAGAAGTCTACATAATCCTACGAAATTCATCCCTTatcaaaatatattaaaatcatTTCGAAACCTAAGTTGACTACACCCCCTAAATCTATAGAATTGTGAATTTAATAATCGTATTAATCTCACAAGAGTGTTATATATACAGATATGTTAAGGTGCAAGACAACAATACTTGTCATATAGGTATACAATCACAGAATCATAATAGGAATCCTAAACCTATGAGAGACCGGATTCTTTGGTGTCTGTTTTAACAAAATCTAGTGCATAAGGTTTAGAATATGTAAATTGGCACGTTGCAAGTGATTTTCTCACAAGTACTTTTATGAATAAGAAGGTTGAAATTTTGCTAAAGTAAAAGTTTAAGCGCTTATTGGAAATCCACTTGCAATTGCTTCCTCTGAAAGCACTTATAAGTTCAACTGTTTTTGCCAAACTTGGTTAAAAGAGCTTTTGATTTATCTGAAAAGGCTTTGTATATATATCAAAGAGTCCCGTAGTTACTCACTGTTGGATTTAATTCAACGGTGGAGAAAAAATACAAACAACAAATCTACCGTTACCGTCGTATTAGCATCAAATGGCAGATGACCACATCTTCATTTGGAGAGTAAGAAAGGTGAAGTACAACTAATTTAGGTTGTCCATTATATGGTTTAGCCGAACTCTCCCTCTTCATGTAAAATACATCTTTGAAACACTATATAACATAACGTAGAGACAGGAGGAAGGTCGTAGTGgatttaattatatttgtgCCGCCATGGAAAATAGACGTAGATCCCAGTCGTCCGTTGGAGCCCCGGTCTCTGAATATGTCCACTCAAAACTATCAaaaacatcaacatcatcagAAGTGATGAGTGCTACTCATATTGCTGATCTCCCCGATGCTTTGTTGGCGGAAATAATTTCTCGGCTTCCAAGCAGTAGATTCGTTTTTCAATGCAAGTGCGTGTCCAAGCGTTGGCACACTCTCATCTCGGAATCTTATTTCATCGGCCGCTTTCTAGGTCTCCAAATTGACAAGCAAACGCCGATCATACGCACTCTGATAAGCGTGGAAGGAGAAGATTTACTTTCGAGACTGACACCATCGCCATCATCGTCGTCGTCAAAGGTGCTAACTCCGATGTTTGAAAGACTCAAGAGTTTCCACGGATTGAAAGAAGGTCCGTTTGTGGCAGGGACGTATAATGATTTGGTTTTGTGCCGCGACCACAAATATTTCGCTCGTTCGTACTACATATGCAATCCGCACACCTTGAGCTGGGTTGCGCTTCCTCCAGCCCCTACCCGAAGCAACAAGATAGCACACGTGGGATTCGTCTGCGATATGCCCTACTATAACTACGAGGAAGGCGATACAGAAGGACGACATGTCGTGCGGCTTAATGCTCAGTACAGGTGCAAGGTTGTTAGAATTCTTCCTCCTAGTGATGAGGAACTTACCTCCGATAAGTTTTTAATAGAGGTATTCTCTTCTGAGACGGGAGAATGGCGAGAGTCATTAATATCATGCCCGAGAAAACTCCATCATGTTATGTTTGATCGCTTCGGCTTTGCTTGCAACAGAAGGTTGTATTGGTCGAATTACGTTAAGGGCCGTCTTCTGGTTCTCGGGTTGGATCTGTTCAACGACGATAACATCACTGTCACTAGTAAAGACGGCGGTGTTGACGGTGAATGTCGTTTCATTGTATTCGATAAGCCTATGGATGAACACTCCATTCAGTGCCTAGGTGATCAGTGTGGAGGGCGTCTGCATATGTATGAGCTGGACATTGTCGGGAGAAGTTTGTACGTTTGGGAGTTGAAAGAAGAAGATAATCAAGGAGATGGGAAATTATGTTTGAGTGAACACAGGGTTTGTTCCTTGGACCCCGAAATGTACCACGATGATGCATATCCACTTACATTGGCAAGTGTGGACCCAAATAACAAGGATGTTTGGTATCTGCGTGTGAATCAAGATATTGTAATGTGCAACATTCATACAAGGGAGTGGTCAACGATAGCTGAAAATAGTGCAATTGTTACGAGCATATACTTCTTCCCGTATGTGCTGCCGTGGTGGCCGACACCCGTTCCTAGACTACCACAGCAGCGTGCTAATCGGCTAGCCCGCGGAGAGGAATTAGCCGCGAGCTAGGACATAGGAAGAACAAAAGTACCGATTTATTTAGTAAAACTGATATATGTTGTTCAGCAATGGCAACTAGTTTCTTTCtgtgttgtattttttttcttgtttcgtTTTTGCTCCGCGGTCTCCTATCTGTCTGTGACCACATGTGTGATTTGAAGTTTAAGTAATAACAGCAGTTTACCGAGAAAAGCAGAAAATCTCAGTATTTATCAATGCAGGGATGATATACAGATAAACAAACACAAACCATTGTGACCTCAAACCCAAACAACATTCTCAGGATGTTCATGTTTGTGCACAGATAAAAGCAGGATGATGCAAACAAGTCTTGCTTCAGTTTTTTGGTCAATGGAAACTCCATTACTTTTATAGAGAGAGATTTTTTATGGTATTGGTAATGAAGTTGTCATGCAACGgttttaaacatgaaaacacaaCAAGGGTTATTGTAAAATGTTGTATGACAAACTTTATGGATTAGTATATAAGTATTTTGTTTAGTACATTTTTGAATTTTATAATTTGTGACTTTATTGTTTGAagaccccccccccaaaaaaaaaaaattatgtagatcTCTAGCTACATCCCTGGCAATACTACTTCGAGTTTGGTTGgttattaaaattttcaatacCAACACCGGTTCCAACCGCATATGAACTATCTTGTAAATGTATTTTCCAACACTCAAATTAGGGGTGGGAATCAAACTGACCAAAAGCGAACTTAATCTTGATTTTGAATCAATAAAAAAGTCAAATAATTGAAAGACTAAAccaatttctttttatttgagtCCGATTTTCATACTTTAAAACCCAACTAAAACCACACTGAATcgatcatatatttttatataaattgcatTAATCACATTTAAAGTAATGTCTGATATCCAAATAATGTGACATAACTATTGCAAGtgtaagagcatctccaacgaACTCTCTCTAAATGAATTTCAGGCTTCTAGCATTGATCactaatattttaaataaaaactctATTCGAGTTGGTAGTAGTAACTTTAAATATGTAATTTCGCTAAGGTAGGAACTAAACCAAAAATGTGTAATTTCGCCAAAGTAGAACAATCTAACTATGTAAACAAAGATTTTGGTCAGATTAGTTGCACCACGTAGCCCAAAAGTTGGATGTGAGACCCTCGACGTCACCGTAGTACTCAGCGCTAAACCAACCACATTGCTCCACGTAGCCCAAACTCATTAATCTCCCAATAGACAGAAAGGAGCACAAGTCCTTGAAACGGTCAATGCCCCAGGGAATCCCCTCCATTGCTTTCTTCTGAATCCATTTTCCGACACGAGTGTCTCGCACGTGTGATATTCTGTTATGAATTCAACCGTCTcccgccctctctctctctctcaaaccatTTCAGACTGCAACTTCTGCttcgcgctctctctctctaaaaccatTTCAGACCTTGGAGTTGGAGTTGAAAGCTTCAGGGGCCTGCAACAATTCAGGTAATTTATCTCACCTCCAAAACCTTACAAACTGTTGATTTTCCAAATCGAAAGAAAATTGATTGCTGCTTGTTCGTTGTTTTTTTGGTAATCCTCTGTGAAATTGTTCTTGATTTAGGTGATATACAGTTGGTACGCACATGCATGTGATGTTTTGTTTGTGAGATTCGATGGAAAATGAACTGCGATTGAACTACCTGATTTCTTGGAAATTTAGTACTCAGTGGTCTGTTTGGCTGCCGAGAAAATGGAGCGAAAGAAATCGATTACTACTATATACACATATGATAAAACGATCTATGAATGAATTGCGTAATTAAGTGCTTGGTAATTCAGCAGTAACCAGAGAATCTTTTGTGCTCTGTTTGGCTGCCGAGAAAAGGGagcaaaagaaaaatgtttACTACTATCTTAAGCCGTTCCTTTTATAGATACGCATTTGATAAAGCGATCTATAAGTGAACTGCGTGATTAATTTCTTGGAAATTGATCAGTAATCAGAGAATCTTTGTGCTCTGTTTGGCTGCTGAGAAAATGTAGGGAAAGTTAggaaaattttggatttttttttttcttttttccatttGTTAATTCAGTAGTGCAGAATGCCAAGTAACGCTGAACTGATTAAAATTTCAATCTGTGAGCTAGTTAACATGGCTGAAAACTTTGTCCGATATCTGTATGCGTTTCTCAACGGAAACCCAATAGGCGTGACCTGGGCGCATGATGGAAATGGATTCCATCTGGACATATCCGAGGTTCCGCTAGATGTGTTTCAAGGGCCTTTCCAGCGTTCGATTGCAGGCTTTGAGAGCGAAGTGACGAGATGGGTAAactttagttttcttttttgttttaagtagTTGAATATTGTCACTGCGTTAAACTGAGAGGAAACTGAAACTTTAGTTTTCTAACTTTTCAGGGTTTTGTGGTGGAAGGCAATCATTACAGGCACAGGGATGATCTCTTCCTGAGAGACCAGCCAGAGTTGGTCGATGGTATAGTTCGTGACCCTTCCCCAGCTGCTTCTCCTCCGGCTGGTGCATCACCCCAGGCGGATGCAGCAGCTGTCATGCCTCCACTCCACGGTGCTCCTCCAGTTGCTGTCGTGCCTCCACTCCATGGTGCTCCTCCAGTTGCTGCCGCTGCAGCAGTGCCACTCGCTATTCTACCAGTTTGGGGGCGCAAATCCCAGCGAGGTCCAAGAATTCCACGAGCAGGAGCATGGGGATGGGCACCTTTTGAGTCGACTACTGCTATTGCACCGGGTTGGGGAGTTCGCATGGGCAGGACCCCAAGATATGAGGTCCCTTAGACCCCATATATCGGATGTGGTGATGGCCCTATCTTGCTCAAATTGATTACTGCTATTACACTTCAGAAATATTTCTTGGTGTCAGTCGCTCAATACAACCCCAAGCTTGCTGCTGAGAGGCATTCTCTAATAACGAATCTGCTCGTAATTCTTGAATGGAAACACCACTTGATACTGGTACTTGACTATTTGTTGGAGGGATAGGCATTTGTaccactaccatatcatctcttaccCTCTTGGATTGCTCAGAATTATTATACTCTTGAGACAGTTCAGTTTTATATGGAAACACTTCTTCATCGTGTATTACATGTCTTGACAAAATCAACCTTCTATTCTTCAAATCATTGCATATTGCTCCTTTATACCCGAGGGCATAGCCAAGAAATACACACTGCGAAGATCGAGCTTGGAGCCTGTTAACAGCTTATGGTCTCATCAAGGGATAAATGGCAGTCCCAAACACCTTAAAATTATGAATCTCTGGAACTTTCCCAAACAAAAGCCGCTATGGAGATTTAAACTCCAAATTCTTAGATGGCATTCTATTAATTAGTAAAACTGCATAGGAACAAGCATGATACCAAAACATTTGTGGCAAGTTTGCTTCTGTTAGTAAAGTTATAGCAGTTTCCACTACATGGCTATGTCCCCTTTCAGAAATACCGTTCTGCTGAGGAGTGTTTGGACATGAAACCATGTGTGAAATGCCCTTGCTTGCTAGAAACTCCTCAAAATTTTTACTCATATACTCACCTCCTCCATCAGATTGAAAGCATTTAATTGAAGCATTAAACTGATTAAACACAAATGCAACAAACTTCACAAAAATTGAACAACCATCTGACTTCTTAATTATAGGAAATATCCACATGAATATGGAAAATTCATCTACAAAGGTTATGTAGTACTTATACCCTTATATAGATTTTACTGGAGATGGCACTCAATACATTGTTTGTCACTCAATTTGACCAACTTGTTTTTCCAAAATTGCGATTGCTCGATTATTTGCTTGCTTCCCTTGCGGAGGAATTCGATGCCCTTGAGTGAGCTTTTGTAAAAGTTGAGTGGTTGTTTGCTGACTGTATATTAGCTTGAACCATCAATGCAAAAAGCTTCTTCCATGTACGTTTATTGGGTTCCAAGGGTGTGGCTTCTTGTATAAACTCTTAGAATTGAGAATTAGAAGGTCAATGTTCCTTTGGCATTGTTTCCAAGCCATCA
This is a stretch of genomic DNA from Malus domestica chromosome 02, GDT2T_hap1. It encodes these proteins:
- the LOC114822582 gene encoding uncharacterized protein — protein: MENRRRSQSSVGAPVSEYVHSKLSKTSTSSEVMSATHIADLPDALLAEIISRLPSSRFVFQCKCVSKRWHTLISESYFIGRFLGLQIDKQTPIIRTLISVEGEDLLSRLTPSPSSSSSKVLTPMFERLKSFHGLKEGPFVAGTYNDLVLCRDHKYFARSYYICNPHTLSWVALPPAPTRSNKIAHVGFVCDMPYYNYEEGDTEGRHVVRLNAQYRCKVVRILPPSDEELTSDKFLIEVFSSETGEWRESLISCPRKLHHVMFDRFGFACNRRLYWSNYVKGRLLVLGLDLFNDDNITVTSKDGGVDGECRFIVFDKPMDEHSIQCLGDQCGGRLHMYELDIVGRSLYVWELKEEDNQGDGKLCLSEHRVCSLDPEMYHDDAYPLTLASVDPNNKDVWYLRVNQDIVMCNIHTREWSTIAENSAIVTSIYFFPYVLPWWPTPVPRLPQQRANRLARGEELAAS
- the LOC103401588 gene encoding probable galactinol--sucrose galactosyltransferase 6 isoform X1, giving the protein MVSNSCSSSLSRIINTSPIIHLPKSNYPKHNLPKSNYPKHSPTTRFNLPNPNNLYFLRRSVISRPATTSGCGISRFSRNRASSFLAFQREEREMTIKPAVRISERKLIVKDRTILTGLPDNVVATSGSSSGPVDGVFLGANFSEEKSRHVVSLGTLTGVRFMACFRFKLWWMAQKMGDQGRDIPLETQFLLLETKHGSHLESDGGDEENQIVYTVFLPLIEGSFRGCLQGNASDELELCLESGDADTKASSFSHALHVHAGTDPFGTITEAIRSVKVHLQTFRQRHEKKLPGFVDYFGWCTWDAFYRDVTQEDVEAGLESLAAGGTPPKFVIIDDGWQSVGGDDGVEKQEPLRLTGIKENSKFQKKDDPTVGIKNIVSIAKQKHGLKYVYVWHAITGYWGGVRPGIKEMEEFGSLMKYPNVSSGVVANEPTWKTDAMAVRGLGLVDPKGVYKFYNELHSYLSSAGIDGVKVDVQCILETLGAGLGGRVELTQKYHQALDASVARNFPDNGCIACMSHNTDALYCSKQTAVVRASDDFYPRDPVSHTIHIAAVAYNSVFLGEFMLPDWDMFQSLHPAAEYHASARAVSGGPIYVSDAPGKHNFELLRKLVLPDGSVLRARLPGRPTKDCLFSDPARDGVSLLKIWNMNKYTGVLGVYNCQGAAWSTAERKNTFHETKSEAITGLIRGRDVHLIAEAAVDNDWKGDCAVYSHRTGELVTLPYNVSMPISLKVLEHEVFTVTPIRVLGGRLSFAPIGLVEMYNAGGAIEGLGYEQNGVVRLEVKGCGKFGAYSSAKPRKCRVGSNVVDFEYDSSSGLVILRLDHLPEDGQKVHVVEIELLEGN
- the LOC103401588 gene encoding probable galactinol--sucrose galactosyltransferase 6 isoform X2, with protein sequence MTIKPAVRISERKLIVKDRTILTGLPDNVVATSGSSSGPVDGVFLGANFSEEKSRHVVSLGTLTGVRFMACFRFKLWWMAQKMGDQGRDIPLETQFLLLETKHGSHLESDGGDEENQIVYTVFLPLIEGSFRGCLQGNASDELELCLESGDADTKASSFSHALHVHAGTDPFGTITEAIRSVKVHLQTFRQRHEKKLPGFVDYFGWCTWDAFYRDVTQEDVEAGLESLAAGGTPPKFVIIDDGWQSVGGDDGVEKQEPLRLTGIKENSKFQKKDDPTVGIKNIVSIAKQKHGLKYVYVWHAITGYWGGVRPGIKEMEEFGSLMKYPNVSSGVVANEPTWKTDAMAVRGLGLVDPKGVYKFYNELHSYLSSAGIDGVKVDVQCILETLGAGLGGRVELTQKYHQALDASVARNFPDNGCIACMSHNTDALYCSKQTAVVRASDDFYPRDPVSHTIHIAAVAYNSVFLGEFMLPDWDMFQSLHPAAEYHASARAVSGGPIYVSDAPGKHNFELLRKLVLPDGSVLRARLPGRPTKDCLFSDPARDGVSLLKIWNMNKYTGVLGVYNCQGAAWSTAERKNTFHETKSEAITGLIRGRDVHLIAEAAVDNDWKGDCAVYSHRTGELVTLPYNVSMPISLKVLEHEVFTVTPIRVLGGRLSFAPIGLVEMYNAGGAIEGLGYEQNGVVRLEVKGCGKFGAYSSAKPRKCRVGSNVVDFEYDSSSGLVILRLDHLPEDGQKVHVVEIELLEGN